In Clostridium omnivorum, the DNA window ATTCCCCATTATTATATTAATTTCTCTAACAATTTTATTATACTATTCAGAAATTTCACATTCAACCACTTTGTTAAAAAAAACACAATTTTTTAATCTATATGAAATTCCTTCCCTCTCTCAGCTTTATGTCCAAAATTATAAAGTATTGCATTAACTATTCTTTCAGAGGCTTTTCCATCACCATAAGGATTAATAGCCTTACTCATACTATTGTATGCTTCTTCATCTCTTATAAGCTTATTTGCCTCTGTAGTTATAAGTTCAATGTCTGTCCCTACTAATTTAACTGTTCCCACTTCAACTGCTTCTGGTCTTTCAGTTACATCTCTTAAAACCAAAACAGGTTTTCCTAAGTGTGGTGCCTCTTCCTGTAGTCCGCCAGAATCAGTCATAATCATATAACATTTATTCATAAGATTATGTGTTTCTTTAGTATCAAGTGGAGGCAACAAATGAACCCTTTCAAGATTTCCTAAATGTTCATAAACCACATCCTTTACTATTGGATTTAAATGTACAAGATAAATTAACTCCACATCTTCATTTTGTTCAACAATATTCTTTAGTGCTTTACATATGTTATCAATTCCTTGACCCCAATTTTCTCTTCTATGTGCGGTAACCATTATTACCTTTTTATTGAAATCGATTTTATTAAGTTCATCAGTACTAAATACATAGTTACCTTTAACTGTATATTTCATTGCATCTATTACTGTATTTCCTGTAATAAAAATATTTTCCTCTTGAACTCCCTCTCTCAAAAGATTTTCTTTAGAACCTTTTGTTGGTGCAAAATGCATGTCAGCAATAGCCCCTGTAAGCTTTCTGTTCATTTCCTCGGGGAAAGGAAAATATTTATCAAAAGTTCTAAGTCCTGCTTCCACATGGCCAACTTTTATCTGCTTATAAAAAGCTGCAAGAGCCCCTGTAAAAGTCGTTGTTGTATCGCCATGCACCAATATTATATCTGGTTTTTCTTCCTCAAAAATTTCTTCAAGTCCTTCAAGTACCCTTGTAGTAATGCCAGTTAAGGTTTGTTTTGTTTTCATAATATTTAAATCAAAATCCGGAGTAATGTTAAAAAGCTCCAAAACTTGATCTAACATTTCCCTATGCTGCGCTGTAACACACACTTTTGATTCAATTTCTTCTCTACTCTCAAGTTCCTTTACTAGTGGAGCCATTTTTACAGCCTCGGGCCTAGTACCAAAAATTGTAATAACTTTTACTTTATTCATGCGTACCTCCTCGTTTTCCTCATTGAATCTCACATTTATCATTTTATTAATATTATTATCCTATTGACTTATATAAAAATTAATCCTTTCGTTTAAAGAATCCAGCTTTCCAAGCTATTATAACGATAAAGAGTATTACAGTTACAAATAAAAAGTAAGATCTTACAGTATCTATTTGCATTGCAATTATAGCTATACCGCCAAGTATTGCACTTATTAAATACATTATAATTACTGCCTGCCTTTGAGTTAATCCCATGTCTAGAAGTCTATGATGCAAATGCCCTCTATCACCTTCCATTATAGGCTTTCCATTTACCTTTCTTCTTATCATAGCAAACAGTGTATCATATATAGGAAGCCCTAATGCTAAAATAGGAACAGTTATTGCAAAAGCAGCCGCAGATTTAATTGCTCCTTCCATAGAAATTGCAGCAAGTAAAAATCCTAAAAGTGCAGCTCCTGTTTCACCCATAAATATAGATGCAGGATTAAAATTATAGGGTAGAAATCCCAGTATAGCTCCAGATAGAATAGCAGTCAAAATAGCTGCTTCAGTCCTATTAAATAATATGGAAATAACAAATATAGTTATAGCTGATATTAATCCTATACCTGCAGCTAAACCATCTAAGCCATCTATAAGATTTAAAGCATTAGTAATACCAATAACCCAAAGTATTGTTAACGGATATGATAGAAATCCTATTCCAAGCGATAAATCAGTTTTATCAAAAGGATTAGTAATATAATTTATTTTTATACCGGAAAACAAAAGGCAGAGTGCCGCTGCAAATTGAAATATTAACTTCTGCCATGGTTTAAGTACTTTAATATCGTCAACAATTCCTTCAATTACTATAATTGTGGTTCCTGCTATAATCCCTAATTGATGTGTTGTTATACTTCCTTTTTTAAATATCAATGTTAATAAAAAGGCTCCATAAATAGCAAGACCGCCCATCAAAGGCATTGCCTTAGTATGTATCCTTCTTTCATCCTTTGGAACACTGACTGCATTAACTTTAAACGCAAGTTTCCTTACAATTGGAGTAAATCCAAAGGACAACACCATTGAAACCAAAAATAACATTATTAAACTATCCATAAGTATTCCTCTCTAAATTTAAATGACATGTATTGTGAAATTTTCTAATCCGCTAGTAAGTGCAGTCTCCCTCTAAGGAATCATCTTCTTCTATCCAATCAGATACTAAAACTGTCCTATAATCTTTTTTGGTATCTCTAATTATTACTTTCTCTATACCGGAGTTGATAATAAACCTTTTACAAAGAGAACATGGTGCTGCGTTGTGTACATATTCACCAGAATTTTGTTCCTTTCCAACTAGATACATTGTAGCGTTTAGCATATCCTGCCTCCTGGCAGATATTATTGCATTTTGCTCAGCATGCACTGATCTGCATAATTCATATCTTGTACCCCTAGGTATATTTAATTCTTCTCTTCTGCAGTACCCTAAATCGCTGCAATTTTTTCTTCCTCTTGGGGCACCTGTATAACCAGTGGCGATTATTTCATCATGTTTTACTATAATTGCTGCAAAATTTCTTCTAAGACAAGTTCCTCTTTCAAGTACTGTTTCACATATATCAAGATAATAATTATGTTTATCAATTCTTTCCATAACTGCTTCACCCCTGTTTATGCTGAATTTGTTTGTATTATTTTTTTACATTTACAATATCTATTTTATAACAAATTGCATATAATTTAAAGCATTAGGCATAAAATTAAAAAAGTCGGTCAAATGCCGACTTTTTATAACCTTTTTATTTTGTTCCAAATAGTCTATCTCCAGCATCTCCAAGACCTGGTACTATATATCCATTCTCATTTAATCTTTCATCTACTGATGCAGTATAAATATCTACATCAGGATGAGCATCCATAACAGCCTTTATACCTTCTGGAGCAGCTATTAAGCACATAAGTTTAATATTTTTAGCTCCTTTTCTCTTTAACAGTTCAATAGCGTCAACTGCTGAACCACCTGTAGCAAGCATAGGGTCTGTAACAATTACGTCTCTTTCTCCTATATCTTGAGGTAATTTACAAAAGTACTCTACTGGTTTTAAAGTTACTTCATCTCTATATAGACCTATATGTCCTACCTTTGCAGCTGGTATAAGCTTTAACATACCGTCTACCATTCCAAGTCCAGCTCTTAATATTGGAACTATAGCCATCTTCTTTCCAGCTAACATTTTACATTTTGTAGTACAAATAGGAGTCTCAATTTCAACCTCTTCTATTTGCATATCTCTAGTTACTTCATAAGCCATAAGCATTGCAACTTCTTCAACTAATTCCCTAAAATCCTTTGAACCTGTATTTTTATCTCTAATAAAAGCCAATTTATGAAGTATAAGTGGATGTGCTATTTGTGTTAATTTACTCATTTTTATTCCCCCTATTTAGTATACTTTTCTTCGATTGCAGATATTTTATTTATTCTTCTTTGGTGTCTGTCGCCTTCAAATTTTGCATTTAAAAATGTTTCCACTATATCTAGTGCTACTCCAACGCCTACTACCCTTGCTCCAAGTGATAGTATATTTGCATCATTGTGCTCTCTGCAAGCATGAGCACTGAAAGTATCACCACAAAGTGCTGCTCTTATCCCAGGTACCTTATTTGCAGCTATGCTTATTCCAATACCTGTACCACACACCAATATTCCATAATCAGACTTCTTTGAAACTACTTGCTCTGCAACCTTTTCAGCAAAATCAGCATAATCACAGGATTCCATGGAATAAGTTCCACAATCCTCAAGTTCTATTCCTTTTTTCTCCAAGTGCTTAATTATCTCTTTTTTAAGCTCTAATCCTGCATGGTCACTTCCTAATGCTATTCTCATACTTTTTTCTCCTTTCACTCGAAACACTGGGCAATCTAACCTCGCCGATTTCCATCGGCAGATTGCCCGTAAAAGGTCATTTAGACCTTTTACCTCCCTTCATTATATGTTAATAGTAATTTTGGACATAGAAAATTACTACAAAAAAGAAGATATTAGTATTATATAATACCCTTATCTTCTTCTATTTTATGCAATAAAGCATCTATTAAATTTTTTAAAGAATCAAAAGTTTTTTGATAAGCAGAAACATCGCCGCCGTAAGGATCAGCAACATCCCCTTTTACGCCGACATACTGTTTTAAAGTGTAAACCTTATTTTTAATATTCGGAAATCTGCCTAATATAATATCTCTCATGTAAGCAGTCATAGTTAATACTAAATCTGCCCCTTCCAGCATTTCCTTAGTTAACTGAACTGCCTCTCTTTTAGAAATATCACAATCCAAATTTTCTTTAACAAGTAAAGCTGAATTCTTAGAGGTCTTACTACCTTTCACAATAGAAAAACCAGCTGAGGAGGCACTAACATCTTCTAGTGTATTTAATTTGTTAAATATGGCTTCTGCCATGCAGCTTCTGCAAGTATTACCAGTACAAACAAAAAGTATCTTCATGCGCTTCCTCCAAATATTTCTAATAATCTTAAAACCTAAATTAATAGTTAATTAAATTAGACATTAATAATATCATAGCCTGCGGATTTTTTAAGTCTGTTCATAACGGCTACACCAAAATCAATCTCTTCAAAGGCTTCAGATATTATTATATCCACCCCTAAATCATCAAAACCTCTTAAAACTTCGAATAAATTTTTACCTATATTGCTAATGTCATTTCTGCTGCCCAAGGATCTTACTATTCCATTTTTATAAAAGTTTACTGTCTCATCTGTAGCCATTATTCCAACGGTTTTATTTTCGTCTATATAATTTTGCACTATTTCATTGATTTTTGCAATAGTTTTTTGCAAATCTCCTTGAACAATTTTAAGTGGAGCTTTTGGTGCATAGTGTCTATACTTCATTCCAGGAGCTTTTGGCTTAAAATCACCTACTGGTTTCTTCATTATTGCAGGATCTATATAAATTTCCGAATTAACTTCCCTTAGCATTTCCAAGGTAATTCCTCCTGGTCTTAAAACACATGGAGGCTCTACAGTACAGTCTACAATAGTAGACTCTAAGCCAACATCACATTTTTCTCCACCCAATATATACTCTATTTTTCCCTCTAAATCTTCAATACATCTCGACACTTCTGTAGGACTTGGTCTACCTGAAACATTGGCTGATGGAGCCGCTATTGGAACTCCTGCTGCCTTTATAAGCTCCCTTGCTACAATATTTGAAGGCATTCTAATTCCTATTGTATTAAGCCCTGCACTTGTAGTATCCGGTATTATTTGAGACTTTTTTAAGATTAGTGTTAATGGTCCAGGCCAAAACTTTTCCATAAGCCTTTTTGCAATCTCTGGTATTTCAGTAGTTAAATACTCTATATTGAAATCAGCAATATGAACTATAAGAGGATTATCCTGCGGCCTTCCTTTTGCTAAAAAAATCTTCTTAACAGCAATATCATCTAGTGCATTTGCTCCAAGGCCGTATACCGTTTCTGTAGGAAAGGCCACTAAGCCCCCATTTCTTATAACTTTGCCGGCATCTTCTATTGCAGTTCTATCTAAATTATCTAAATCTAAAATTACAACCTTTGTTTCCATTTCAATCTACTCCTTAGTTAATAATCCATAAAACTCTTAGATTACATTAGTCATTACAAGTCCTAAGAGAATACCTACCATAATTCCAAGCGTACTAGTTACACCATCCCAAAGCTTTGAAGACTCTGGAAACATCTCTCCACAAACTACATAAATCATTATACCTGAAGCAAAAGCCAAGCACCCGCTCAATACATTTTGTGAAATACTGCCTATGTATGCTCCTATTAAAGTACCTATTGCAGTCGGAAAGGCTGTTAAAAATGCATATAGTAATATTTTACTAACCTTTACCTCTGAAGCCATTAAAGGCGCTGACACTGCTATCCCCTCAGGTATATCGTGTATTGCTATTATAAGGCTCATTTTAAGTCCAAGACCGCTGCCAGCTAAAAAACCACACCCCATAATTACCCCTTCAGGAAAATTGTGAAGCATCAAAGCAAGTGCCGCCATAAAGGCTACCTTTAGATGGGTATTATCATAAACTTTTTTTGCATTTACTATCCTATCTATTATTATAATAGTAATCATTCCAAGTATACAAAAAAACAAGGTGGCTGGAAAGCTCCACTTAGTCATAGCCTCTGGAATTAAGTCAAACACTACTATAGATAGCATAAGCCCCCCTGCAAATCCTATTATAGCTCCGAGTAACCTCTTTGATGGCTTTTTTATTATTACCCCCAAAGAAGCACCAGTCATTGTACCAATCAGTGATACAATACTTCCAAGCAGTACAATTATTAACATGTTCCCATTATCCAATTAGATCACCCCTATTGTAATTTAATAAATCTTCATACAACTTGTACAAAATTGAAGTTCTATAACATTGTATTTATTAAAATAGGAGTAGAGAACCTTTCTGCTAAATTTTATTAGGATTTTTACAAGCAATTATACTTAGGATCTAAATTCCTTAATCTTTTCAATTGCTTCTTCTGTATAAACAGCTGAAACACAAGATTTATATATAGTATCCAACAATTTGTATTTTATAAAACCACCCTTAGTTATAATAAAATAGTAGTATTCTTCTTCAGGATGTTGTTTTTTAAGCTTATAATAATGATGTGCAACATAAGAATTATTTTTTAAAAACTCTTGATCAATAAGCTTTATTTTTTTATTCCTAAACCTAGATGTGGTTAAGAGTATAATATTAAACTGAGTTCCTTCACCTTCAGTATGCACTAGTACTACCTTATTGCATACTAAATTAAACTCAATCTTAAATAACCCCTGTTTTATTTTTATTTTATAGTTATCGTAATCGTATTTTAAGTATCCAGCATTAATAGTTATTACAATTGTAGTTAATATAAGAAGTTCAATGATTGCTAAATATGTTAGAAAAAACACATCAAATTTATTTGCTATAAGTAAAGCAAAAGGTAGAATAAAAAAAATAAAGCACATAGACAGCATAAATCTCTTATAAGACTTGTTTTGCTTTCTAATTGCTTTATTTATATCCATAAGTTCACCCCTGAATAATTATAGATTAATCATTATTTCCCATAGCTTTCATTTTTTCTGCTTGATCTGCTGTTATAAGACCGTGAAGCATTTCATCTATATCACCATCTAAGAAAGAATCGAGTTTATAAAGGGTTAATCCTATTCTATGATCTGTAACTCTTCCTTGTGGATAGTTATAAGTTCTAATTCTTTCACTTCTATCACCAGTACCTACTTGGCTCTTTCTATCTTCAGCTATACCTGCACTTCTTTCAGCTTGTGCCTTTTCATAAAGTCTTGCCATAAGAACTTTCATAGCTTTTTCTTTATTTTTAAGCTGAGACTTTTCATCTTGACAGGATACAACAAGACCAGTTGGTAAGTGAGTTATTCTTACAGCTGAGTCTGTAGTGTTTACACACTGTCCACCGTGACCGGATGCTCTAAACACATCAATTCTTATGTCATTAGGATTGATGTCTACATCTACCTCGTCAACTTCCGGAAGCACTGCTACTGTAGCAGTGGAAGTGTGAATTCTACCACTGGATTCAGTATCAGGTACCCTCTGTACTCTATGAACTCCACTCTCATATTTAAGCTTACTATAAGTTGATTCTCCCCTAACCATAAAAACAACTTCTTTGAATCCACCTATATCTGTTTCATTAGCACTCATAAGCTCAATTTTCCATCTATGTCTTTCTGCATATCTAGTATACATTCTAAAAAGATTTGCTGCAAATAGAGCGGCTTCCTCTCCACCAGCTCCACCTCTAATTTCAATAAATACGTTTTTATCATCGTTTGGATCCTTAGGAAGAAGAAGTATTTTCATTTCTTGCTCCAAGTTTGCAATATCTTCAGTAAGTTGCTTTATTTCCTCTTGGATCATTTCTCTCATCTCTCTGTCATCTTCCATTTGAAGCATTTCTTTGTTTGCTTCAAGATCAGAATTAGCCTTTTTGAAAGCTTTATATTTACCTACTAATATTTCAAGTTCAGCATGTTCCTTACAAAGTTTCTGCCATTCCTTTTGGTCAGCCATAACTGAAGGATCACTTATCTTTATAGAAAGCTCTTCATATTTATTTTCAATGAAATTTAGACGTTCTAATATCATATTATCACTCCGTATATATATTTTCACAATTATTTATTATATCACAAGACTTTTATATTAATCAACTGAGAAATCCAAGAACTACTCTGTCATTTTCTGCTAAGTCCTTGATACATTTTATATGAACAAAACCATTGGCACTTAATATGCTTTGTACTGCCTCTCCTTGGTCATGGCCTATCTCAAAAGCCAATAGTCCTCCCTTTTCCAAAACCTCTAGACTTTGTAATGTTATTTTTCTATAAAATTCTAAACCATCCTCTCCACCCCATAGAGCAATGTAAGGCTCATAATCTTTCACATCTTCCATTAATGTAGGAATTACATCTGTTCTAATATATGGCGGATTTGAAACTATAACCTGAAAACTCTTGTCTTGCATCATAGCATATTGAAGCAGATCACTTTTATAAAACTTTACTTTTTTGTCCACATTTAGTTTTTTAATATTTTCTTCTGTAACCCTTTCAGCACTGTCGGAAATATCAGCACAATCTACTGTAACTTCCTCTAAAAGCTTAGCTATAGAAATACCAATAGCACCAGTGCCACAGCACACATCGCATATTTTATTATAATTATGGTGCTTTGCCTCTCTCAATACTTCCTCTACCAATACTTCTGTGTCAGGTCTAGGGATTAGTACTCCAGGTTCAACGTAAAAATCAAATCCCATAAACTCACAAGCTTTTAAAATATATTTGACAGGCATTTTCTTTTTTCTTAGCTCTATGAAATTTAGAAATTCTTTCACTTTTTGTTCTTCCACTTGAAAATCCCTATTTGTAATTATTGCCATTCTATCTATATTTAAAACTTTTCCTAGAAGAAGTTGAGTATCTAACATATAGCTGTCAATATTTTCATTTTTAAGAATATCATATCCCAGCTTCAACAATTCCTGTATTTTCTTCAATGCTTGCCTCCTCAATTACCTTTTCTACTTCTATTCCCTCAGCAGCTTTAAGTGCTGCAATTGCTACTTCTATCTGGTCAATTTCTGGTTCTTTTGTAGTAAGCTTTTGAAGCATAAGACCTGGATAAGAAAAGAATTTTGCTGCTTTACTATCGCTTTTTCCCATCCATCTTATAATTTCATAAGTTACCCCCGAAACCACAGGCAAGAGAATAACTCTGTATAGAATTCTTTCCCATAATGAATTCCAACCAGTTAAAGAAAATAATATTATACTTACTATCATTACTAAAAACATAAAATTAGTACCACATCTTGGATGCAATCTGCCAAAGCCTTTAGCATTTTCTGGAGTAAGTTCAACTTCATTTTCATAGCAGAATATAGTTTTATGCTCTGCTCCATGGTACTGATATAGTCTATAAATGTCTTTCATCTTTCCTATAGCGTATATATAAACTAAGAAAATCAGCACTCTAATTACTCCTTCAATAATATTAAGTACTATAGTATTTGTTACATTTAATTTTTTAAACAGATTTGCGCTAATATTAGGCAATATAAAAAATAACCCTATAGCTAATATTAAAGAAATGCACAAAGAAGCTGCCATAACTATATCTGAGCTTTTATCTTTAAACACACTCTCAAACCATTTGTCAAACTTGGATGGCTCCTCTTCATCTTCAAAAAATTCTGATGAATAATTTAGTGTTTGTATTCCTACTACTAAGGATTCTATTAAAGAAATAAAACCTCTAATTATTGGCAATCCAAAGAACTTATTTCTTTTGGTATAAGGAACTATATCCTTATTTTCTATTACTATCTCACCGTTTGAAGTTCTTACTGCAGTGGCTACCCCTTTTGAACCTCTCATCATAACTCCTTCAATAACGGCTTGACCCCCTACATTTTTATATTTGCTCATTTCTTCACCCCACAAATTTTCTGTGCTTTATCTTTCTTTTTCATACTCTTCCTTAAATTGAATGTAGCATTTTGGACATAGAGCATGATATTCTACATTGTCCTCTTTATCTATTGCAACTTGTTTTCCTTCAAAAACGTACCTTCCATTTATCATTCTACCATTTAATAGCGCCTTTTTACCGCACTGACATATATTTTTTAACTCTTCAATACTATGAGCTAAGAGCAGCAATCTGGAACTTCCTTCAAACCCGTTCATTTGAAAATCAGTACGCAGTCCATAGCATATTACCGGTATATCTAACTTAACAGCAACATAAAACAATTCATCTATATGCTCTTTTTTAAAGAACTGAGCTTCGTCTACTAATATACAGTCTATAGCTTCTTTTTCAGAAATCCACTTTTGAACTTCTTTAAAAATATCCTGTTTTTCATCTATTAATAAATCTACTTCTCTAGTGACACCAAGTCTTGAAACAACCTTATTTCCACCTTTTGTATCTGTTTTAGGTTTAATAATAATTATTTTCATGCCTCTTTCTTCATAATTATGTGCTACCTGAAGTAAATTAGTTGACTTTCCACAATTCATAGCTCCATATCTAAAATAAAGTTTGCTCATTCCCCTGCTCCTCCTCTAAATAGGCTGCACAACCTATCTTTATAAGCTCTAGCTTACAGCTAATTCGTAGAATCTATCTTTTATTTCTCTTAATATACTTAGTATAATCCTTATACTATTAGTAAACATATAAATAGATTATAACATTACAACTTTACTTTTAAAAGTAAAACCTCCCTAAACTAGTCATTGACTTAATAAAAGGTGTTGTGCTATAATCTAGAGGTTAATAGTGGATATAAGTCCACGATTCGAAAGAGGTGAAAAAGATGAGAGAAGGCATACATCCAGAATACCACAATGATGCTGTGGTAAAGTGTGCATGTGGAAATACTTTTACAACTGGTTCAGTTAACAAAGAACTAAAAGTAGAAATATGCTCTAAATGCCACCCATTCTTCACTGGCCGTCAAAAGATAGTTGACGTTGGCGGAAGAGTTGAGAAGTTCAGAAAGAAGTTCAACCTACAAGAAGAAGAATAATTTTTAAAGAAATAAATGGGAAAGATTTTATCTTTCCCATTTTTCTTTATTATCTCTATTTGACAGCTCAATCTTATTAAACATCTCTAAAAATTCTTCATTGTTTTTTGTCTTTGAAAGTAAGGATATAAGTTTTTCAGTTACACTCTCTGTGCTATTTTCAGAGTAAAGCACCTTTCTAATGTTATATGCAACCTCTTGTTCCTTGCTTGACAGAAGTAAATCTTCTCTTCTTGTACCAGATTTATATATATCAATTGCAGGGAATATTCTTCTCTCTTGAAGCTTTCTATCTAGATGTACTTCCATATTTCCTGTACCTTTGAATTCTTCAAATATCATATCATCCATTCTACTTCCAGTCTCTATTAGAGCAGTAGCTAGTATAGTCAAGCTTCCTCCTTCTTCAATCTTTCTTGCTGCACCAAAAAACTTTTTAGGATTTATAAGTGCACCTGGGTCAAGTCCCCCTGAAAGTGTTCTACCAGTAGGAGTTATGGTTAGATTATAAGCTCTTGATAATCTTGTAATACTATCTAGTAAAATTACTACATCTTGACCTTGCTCAACCATTCTTTTAGCTCTCTCAAGCACCATTTGAGCTACCTTTGTATGGTGATCTGGTTCCTCATCAAAAGTAGAATAAATTACCTCTCCATTAATAGAACGCTGCATATCTGTAACTTCCTCAGGTCTTTCATCTATTAATAGAACAATAAGTTTAATCTCAGGATGATTTCTTGAAATGCTATTTGCAATTTTCTTTAAAAGAGTAGTTTTACCAGCTTTAGGAGGAGCAACAAT includes these proteins:
- a CDS encoding thymidine kinase, with protein sequence MSKLYFRYGAMNCGKSTNLLQVAHNYEERGMKIIIIKPKTDTKGGNKVVSRLGVTREVDLLIDEKQDIFKEVQKWISEKEAIDCILVDEAQFFKKEHIDELFYVAVKLDIPVICYGLRTDFQMNGFEGSSRLLLLAHSIEELKNICQCGKKALLNGRMINGRYVFEGKQVAIDKEDNVEYHALCPKCYIQFKEEYEKER
- the rpmE gene encoding 50S ribosomal protein L31, which produces MREGIHPEYHNDAVVKCACGNTFTTGSVNKELKVEICSKCHPFFTGRQKIVDVGGRVEKFRKKFNLQEEE
- the rho gene encoding transcription termination factor Rho, producing MQNMDYESMTLVELREVAKEHGIKNVSKHKKVELIEMLKDIAARESKDTAKVAPVSIEKDGVILREKINSRNTELESIENEVNDKKLEGQDENRSKNIKIDNVKLENQVEDNETETTSFEEKREKLKEMIDESDTAKGVLEIVENNNYGFLRGDNYLTGPNDIYVSPSQIRRFNLRTGDEVEGKVRTPKEGEKFKALLYVQRVNGENPERAVGRKRFETLTPIYPQERIKLETSTLDLSSRLMDILSPIGKGQRGIIVAPPKAGKTTLLKKIANSISRNHPEIKLIVLLIDERPEEVTDMQRSINGEVIYSTFDEEPDHHTKVAQMVLERAKRMVEQGQDVVILLDSITRLSRAYNLTITPTGRTLSGGLDPGALINPKKFFGAARKIEEGGSLTILATALIETGSRMDDMIFEEFKGTGNMEVHLDRKLQERRIFPAIDIYKSGTRREDLLLSSKEQEVAYNIRKVLYSENSTESVTEKLISLLSKTKNNEEFLEMFNKIELSNRDNKEKWER